The sequence below is a genomic window from Deltaproteobacteria bacterium RBG_16_64_85.
ATCTCCCGGGCCGACCGGATACGGGCGGAGAAGATCCCGTTTTCCCTGACCCGGCCCCTTTCCGAAGGGGTGTGCCTGGACGGCGGGGAAATGGTCTATCGCAACGGCGTGCAGGAAGAGCGTTACCCCAGGGCGCTGCTGCGGATCCGGGGATTGCAGAACGTGGAAAACGCCATGGCGGCGATCGCGGCCGCGCGACGGATCGGGGTCCCGCCGGAGGCAGTGCGCGAGGCCCTCGCGGCCTTCCCCGGGCTGCCGCACCGGGTGGAGTTCGTCCGGCAGTTCCGGGGCGTCTCCTGGTTCAACGACTCCAAGGGGACCAACGTCGGTGCGGTGCTCAAGTGCCTGGAGGGATTCCCGGAGCCGATCGTGCTGATCGCGGGGGGGAAGGACAAGGGGGTCGATTTCCACCCGCTGCGCGAACCTCTGCGCCGCAAGGCCCGGGCGGCGGTTCTCTTCGGCGAGGCCCGCGGGAGGATGGAGCGTGTGCTTTCCGGCACGGTGCCGCTCACGATGGTCGGGACCCTTGACGAGGCCGTCCGGAAGGCGGCCGGGCTCGCGCGGCAAGGGGATGTCGTGATCCTTTCGCCGGCCTGTTCCAGCTTCGACCAGTTCCGGAATTTCGAGGATCGGGGCGAGACGTTCCGCAGGGCCGTGAAGGAGCTTCCGGGATGAATATCGGCAAGCGGCACGAGAACCTGATCCTGTTCTTCTGCACCCTGATCCTGGCGGTCCTCGGGGCCGTGATGGTGTTCAGCGCGACCTCCGTGACCGCCGTCGCCTCCGCGCGCTTCGGGAACGACACGGCGTACTTCTTCAAGCGGCAGGTCCTTTTCCTCGTTTTGGGCGCATCCCTGGCGGTCTTGCTGACGAGGATCGACTACGACTTCTACCGCCGGCGCCTCTGGCTCATCCTCGCCGCAACCTTCGTGCTCCTTCTCCTGGTCTTCGTCCCCGGCGTCCGGCACACGGCGAACGGCGCATCCCGCTGGATCAACCTCCGCGCATTCACGTTCCAGCCGTCGGAACTCGCCAAATTCGTGCTCATCGCTTTCGCGGCTTACGCCATCGACCGGAAGGGGGAAAACCCCAAAGAGGGCCTCAAGGTCTTCCTGCCGGTGCTTTCGGTGATGGGAGTTTTCGTCGCCTTGATCCTCAAGGAGCCCGATTTCGGGATGGCGGTGGTCATCGTGGTCTCCTTCATGGCGCTCCTGTTCATCGCCGGATTCCCCTGGAAACTGCTGGCGGGGCTCCTTGGCGCGGGAGCGGCGGGGGTCGCTTTCCTGATCGCGACGAAGCCGTACCGCATGGCGCGGCTGCAGGCGTTCATCGATCCCTTCTCCCAGGCCCAGACGGCCGGCTACCAGGTGGTGCAGTCGCTGATCGCCTTTTCCAACGGAGGGCTCCTGGGGACGGGAATCGGTTCGGGGAGGCAGAAGCTGTTTTACCTTCCGGAGATGCACACGGATTACATCTTCTCCGTCATCGGGGAGGAACTGGGGTTCGCCGGAGTCGTGGCCGTGGGGGCCTGTTTCCTGACGATGGTGTGGGTGGGGTTCCGGATCGCGCGCCGCGCCCGCGACCTGTTCGGGAGATACCTGGCGATCGGCCTGTCGTCGGTGATCGGCATCCAGGCGCTGATGAACATGATGGTGGGGTTGAAGATGCTCCCCCCCAAGGGGATGGTGCTTCCGTTCTTAAGCTACGGTGGAAGCTCCCTGATTCTCCACCTGGCGGCGATGGGGGTGCTGATCAACATCTCGATGAAAGGGGCGGAAGCCTTTGTCGATAACTCTGATCATCGCGGGCGGGGGAACCGGCGGGCACGTTTTTCCGGGGATCGCGCTTGCTGAGGCGTTCCAGGAGGCGGTCCCCGGCGGCTCCGTTTCCTTCGTCGGGACGGAGAGCGGCCTCGAGTCGAGAGCCGTCCCGGCGCGGGGGTACGAGATCGATTTCGTCCCTTCGGGCCAGGTCAGAGGCAAGGGGGCCGGTGGATTGCTGGGGATGGCGCGGATGGTGAAGGGGATCGCGGTAGCGTTCTCGGTTCTGGGGCGTCGGCGGCCGGATCTGGTTTTCGGCGTCGGCGGGTACGCCTCCGTTCCGGTTTCCGTCGCGGCATGGATGAGCGGAATCCCCCTCTTCCTGCAGGAGCAGAATGCCGTGCCGGGCCGGGCAAACCGGATGCTGGGGAGGATGGCGAGGAAAGTATACGCGGGGTTCGGGGGGACTGCCGCCTATTTCCCGGCCGGCCGCACGGAAGTCGTGGGGAACCCTGTCCGGCGGGAGGTCGTTGGCGCGCGGAAATCCGGGACGGTTGTCCGATCGGATTCCCGCTTCACCGTTTTCGCGCTGGGCGGATCGCAAGGAGCGCAGGCGATCAACGCCCTGGTCCTCGAGATGGGCAGGCGAGTGAAAGAGGAACGGCGCTCGATCGCGTTCGTTCTGCAGACCGGCGCCGGCGAGTTCGAGTCGGCGGAAACGATCATCCGGGAGGAGGGATTGCCGATCGAGCCGTTCCCGTTCACCGACCGGATCGGGGAAATCTTCGCCCGGAGCGACGCCGTCCTCATGCGGGCGGGCGCGCTCTCGATCGCAGAGGCCTCACTTTTCGGGAAGCCCTGTATTCTCATCCCGTACCCGTATGCCGCCGATCGGCACCAGGAGAAAAACGCCCGGGAGTTCTGCGCCGGCGGGGCCGGCGTGTGGATGCGGCAGGAGGAGGCCACCGGGAAACGGATCCTCTCGACGCTTGCCGCCTGGGCGTCCGACACCGGTGTCCGGGCCGCCGCCGGGGAAGCGGCAGCGAGATTTTCCCGCCCGGACGCGGCGGAACGGATCATCCGCTCGGCGCTTTGCGAGATCGGGAAAGGGCAGGGGGCGCCCCATGTATAGGAAGGACCTCCGCATCCATTTCGTCGGCATCGGCGGGATCGGAATGAGCGGCATCGCGGAGCTCCTTCTCAACCTGGGATACCGGGTGAGCGGCTCGGACCTGCGCAAGTCCGACATCACCGACCGGCTGTCGCAGCTGGGCGCGGAGATCCAGGAGGGACACGCCGCGAAGAACGTTCCGGAAGACGGCCACGTCGTCGTGTTCTCCTCGGCCGTCAAGGTGGACAATCCGGAAGTGGTGGAGGCACACCGGCGGAAGATCCCCGTTATCCCCCGCGCGGAGATGCTGGCCGAGCTGATGAGGATGAAATACGGGATCGCGATCGCGGGAACGCACGGCAAGACGACCACCACGTCGATGGTGGCCACCATCCTGGCAGCGGCCGGCTGGGACCCGACCGCCGTGGTCGGCGGGAGGCTGAACAGTCTTGGATCCAACGCCAAGCTCGGTCAGGGGGAGTTCCTGGTGGCCGAGGCCGACGAGAGCGACGGGTCGTTTCTCAAGCTGTCGCCCACGGTGGCGGTCGTGACGAACATCGACCCCGAGCACCTCGATTTCTATTCCGGGATCGGCCAGATCAAGGAGACCTTCCTCCACTTCATCAACAAGGTCCCCTTCTACGGCTTTGCCGTGCTGTGTCTCGACCACCCGAACGTGCAGGAGCTGATCCCGTCGGTGGCGAAGACATTCGTCACCTACGGATTCTCGGTCCACGCGGATTATCGCGCCGATGGGGTCGTATCGGAAGGGATGAGCAACCGATTCCGCGTGATCCGATGCGGGGAGACGCTCGGGGAGGTGACGCTCAAGGCCCCCGGCCGGCACAACGTGAGCAACGCCCTCGCGGCGGCGGCGGTGGCGGCGGAGCTCGGGATCTCCTTCGAGCGAATCCGCGCCGGGCTCGCCGATTACGACGGTGTTGCCCGGAGGTTCCAGGTGAAGGGGGAGCGGAACGGCGTGACGGTCGTCGACGATTACGGCCACCACCCTGTCGAGATCCGGGCCACGCTGGCGGCGGCCCGGGAGGTGTGGCCGTCGAGAAGAATCGTCGTCGGGTTCCAGCCGCACCGGTACTCGCGCACGCAATCCCTGTTCCGAGATTTTCTCTCCGCGTTCAACGACGCGGATCTGCTCTTCGTTTTCGATGTCTATCCCGCCGGGGAAGAGCCGATCCCCGGGGCTTCCGGGGAGCGTCTCTGCGAGGCGATCCGCGAGCACGGGCACAAGGCGGCGATCTATGCGGGCAAGGCCGGGGACGCCCTTTCCACGGTCGCAGCGGGGCTTTGCGCGGGCGATATATTCCTAACGATGGGGGCAGGCGATGTCTGGAAACTGGGAGAAGGCGTTTTATCCGGCTGACGGCCGGGTGAAGGGGAAGCGGATGGCTGGAAGGACGGGGAAGGTGGAAGAGGTGTATGGGGCCAAGCTCCGCGATTTCACCACGATCGGAATCGGCGGCGCGGCCGAGCGGATGATCTTCCCCCGCTCCCTCCAGGAGGTCCAGGAGATTCTCAAGATGGAGCGGGAGGAAGGGCGCGAGGTGCGCTTTCTCGGTGCGGGCAGCAACCTCCTCGTCTACGACGGCGGGGTGCGGGGGACGGTGCTTTGCCTCAAAAAGAACATGGGGAAGATGCTCTTTTCCGCCGGAGGCTCGGTCGTCGCGGAAGGCGGGACGATGCTCCCTCGCTTCGCGGTGCTGTGTGCCCTGTCCGGCCTATCCGGCTCCGAGGAGCTGGCCGGGATCCCGGGAACGGTGGGAGGCGCGATGTCGATGAACGCGGGGGCATACGGCCGGTTCATCGGAGAAATCGCCGAGTGGGTGGAAATCGTGGACGCCGAAGGGAGACTGCACCGGCTCGTTGCGCACAACATCGGGTTTGCGTACCGCGAGGCAGCGCTCCCCGTGCGGGGGGTAATCGCCCGGGTGGGCTTCCGACTGGCCCCCGGCGTTCCGGACGAGGTGTTCGCCCGGATGAAAACGCTGAACGAGAAGCGCCGCGCGACCCAGCCCTGGGGGGAGCGGACCTTCGGCTCTACCTTCCGCAATCCGCCGAACGAGAAAGCGGGCCGGCTGCTGGAGCAGGCAGGGATGAAGGGCGCGCGGGAGGGCGATGCCCTTTTCTCGGAGAAGCACGCCAATTTCCTGATCAACACGGGGCGGGCAACCTCCGCCGAAGCGCTCCGGCTCATCGTGCGAGGCCGAGAGCAGGTGCGGGTGATGGCGGGGATCGACCTCGCACTCGAAGTCAAGCTGTGGGGCGACTTCGATGCCTGAGAAGGGCAGGTACCGGGGAAAGACGGTGGGAGTGTTCCTCGGCGGTGAGTCCTCCGAGCGGGAGGTGTCGCTCCGCACCGGCGGTGCCGCGGTCTCGGCCCTCCGCCGGCTGGGGTACCCGGTCCGTGAGATCGACATCCGCGGGGACTGGCTCGCCGGCATCCGGGGCGCTGGCGTGGACGTCGCCTTCCTTGCGCTGCACGGCCGGTTCGGCGAGGACGGCTGCATCCAGGGAGCGTTGGAGCTGGCGCGGGTCCCCTATACCGGGTCGGGCGTGGCCGCCTCCGCTCTCTCGATGAGCAAGGTCCTGGCCAAGCGGATAGCGGCCTCCGCCGGGGTTCCCGTCGCGCAGGACGCCCTCTACGATGGGGAGATGCCCGGTGCGCCTCCTCCTTCCGACATCGGCTTTCCCTTCGTCGTCAAACCGGATCGCGAGGGGTCCACGGTGGGGGTCAGCATCGTCCGAGGGCCGGAGGAGTGGGGTCCGGCCATGGCGGAAGCGGGAAAATTCGACCGCCGGATCCTCGTGGAGGCGTACATTCCGGGGCGGGAGATCACGGTAGGCATCCTGAACGGGAGGGTCCTGCCGGCGATCGAGATCGTCCCGAAGTCCGGCTCGGGGTTCTACGACTACCGGTCCAAATACACCGCAGGCCAGACCGAGTACGTCATCCCGGTCCCGATGGACCGCGACATCCTCGTGCGGGCGGCGGAATACACCCGCAAGGCCGCGGTGGCGCTCTCGCTCCGGGGGGCGGCCCGCCTCGATTACCGGGTGGATCCCGCGGGAAACCTGTTCTTCCTGGAGGCGAACACGATCCCCGGGATGACGGAGACCAGCCTGCTGCCGAAGGCCGCGAAGTTCGACGGGATGACCTTCGATGAGCTGGTGGAAGAGATCCTG
It includes:
- a CDS encoding UDP-N-acetylmuramoylalanine--D-glutamate ligase; this translates as MDAFERKNVFVVGAGRSGVAAALLLLRERARVTLLDERPKAAVEQSLGVEIPPQVTFVHGRMPEKAARGVDLVILSPGVPASRLPREALRRANVPVWGELELGFRRFRGNVAAVTGTNGKSTVTTLLGDMVARAFSRVFVGGNLGTPLVAAAGEPFDWGVVEVSSFQLESIDAFRPKVAVLLNLTEDHSDRYENFSAYAETKTAILRNQGATDTAVINGDDPEIISRADRIRAEKIPFSLTRPLSEGVCLDGGEMVYRNGVQEERYPRALLRIRGLQNVENAMAAIAAARRIGVPPEAVREALAAFPGLPHRVEFVRQFRGVSWFNDSKGTNVGAVLKCLEGFPEPIVLIAGGKDKGVDFHPLREPLRRKARAAVLFGEARGRMERVLSGTVPLTMVGTLDEAVRKAAGLARQGDVVILSPACSSFDQFRNFEDRGETFRRAVKELPG
- a CDS encoding UDP-N-acetylenolpyruvoylglucosamine reductase, with product MAGRTGKVEEVYGAKLRDFTTIGIGGAAERMIFPRSLQEVQEILKMEREEGREVRFLGAGSNLLVYDGGVRGTVLCLKKNMGKMLFSAGGSVVAEGGTMLPRFAVLCALSGLSGSEELAGIPGTVGGAMSMNAGAYGRFIGEIAEWVEIVDAEGRLHRLVAHNIGFAYREAALPVRGVIARVGFRLAPGVPDEVFARMKTLNEKRRATQPWGERTFGSTFRNPPNEKAGRLLEQAGMKGAREGDALFSEKHANFLINTGRATSAEALRLIVRGREQVRVMAGIDLALEVKLWGDFDA
- a CDS encoding UDP-N-acetylmuramate--L-alanine ligase, with the protein product MYRKDLRIHFVGIGGIGMSGIAELLLNLGYRVSGSDLRKSDITDRLSQLGAEIQEGHAAKNVPEDGHVVVFSSAVKVDNPEVVEAHRRKIPVIPRAEMLAELMRMKYGIAIAGTHGKTTTTSMVATILAAAGWDPTAVVGGRLNSLGSNAKLGQGEFLVAEADESDGSFLKLSPTVAVVTNIDPEHLDFYSGIGQIKETFLHFINKVPFYGFAVLCLDHPNVQELIPSVAKTFVTYGFSVHADYRADGVVSEGMSNRFRVIRCGETLGEVTLKAPGRHNVSNALAAAAVAAELGISFERIRAGLADYDGVARRFQVKGERNGVTVVDDYGHHPVEIRATLAAAREVWPSRRIVVGFQPHRYSRTQSLFRDFLSAFNDADLLFVFDVYPAGEEPIPGASGERLCEAIREHGHKAAIYAGKAGDALSTVAAGLCAGDIFLTMGAGDVWKLGEGVLSG
- a CDS encoding cell division protein FtsW, encoding MNIGKRHENLILFFCTLILAVLGAVMVFSATSVTAVASARFGNDTAYFFKRQVLFLVLGASLAVLLTRIDYDFYRRRLWLILAATFVLLLLVFVPGVRHTANGASRWINLRAFTFQPSELAKFVLIAFAAYAIDRKGENPKEGLKVFLPVLSVMGVFVALILKEPDFGMAVVIVVSFMALLFIAGFPWKLLAGLLGAGAAGVAFLIATKPYRMARLQAFIDPFSQAQTAGYQVVQSLIAFSNGGLLGTGIGSGRQKLFYLPEMHTDYIFSVIGEELGFAGVVAVGACFLTMVWVGFRIARRARDLFGRYLAIGLSSVIGIQALMNMMVGLKMLPPKGMVLPFLSYGGSSLILHLAAMGVLINISMKGAEAFVDNSDHRGRGNRRARFSGDRAC